From Halichoerus grypus chromosome 6, mHalGry1.hap1.1, whole genome shotgun sequence, one genomic window encodes:
- the CCDC154 gene encoding coiled-coil domain-containing protein 154 — protein sequence MKSPGSALPGAGTLHQPRSHIFAELAASNPSSGASPPTQTSTITLGDLGLPLEEGLASPELLSLEEISERYESSHLASTTSIPERDSPKHWTQLEQWVADLQAEVASLRGHKDCCERAMLSLLREMLQLRTCMQLQDAELKRLQQDLRQAARAPEKEALEFPSPQNQNQMQALDKRLVEVREALTQIRRKQVLQDSERKDTEQEADLRLAELAGKLEQEGQFREAACSALQKSQEDASQRVDSEVAKMQAQVTKLCEEMSLRFLKREAKLCGFLQKSFLALEKRMKASESTRLKAESSLRGELESRWQRLQEQAEERVQALQGQHEEECRLLEQCRGLDQAVIQLTKFVRQNQMSLNRILLAEQKAWDSKGHLEESRAGELATFLQESLEAGQLAQQEAHSALELLREKSQALEVSLAELGKQVKDLSDHFVALSWRLDLQEQTLSLRLSEAQRKWEGSEQESLEGLAQCQKEAEARLRGVRERMDSLARQIEAVSDKCILHKSDSDLKISAEGRAREFEVGAVRQELASLLSSMQLLREGNPGRKIAEIQGKLATFQNQIMKLENSMQDNKTIQNLKFNTETKLRMEETASLRESIVRLRSEEGPWALRLGSRRVLMSLGKQQFFVKDAGPGEVVPVNRWGMYQAVRWLQWKAALMNLGAQRRPRAFLEKFFRQEAA from the exons CCCTACCTGGAGCCGGCACCCTTCATCAGCCCAGAAGCCACATTTTTGCAGAGCTGGCTGCTAGCAACCCCTCGTCGGGGGCTTCACCCCCCACCCAGACAAGCACCATCACCCTGGGGGACCTGGGGCTCCCACTCGAGGAAGGACTGGCCAGTCCTGAGCTCTTGAGTCTGGAGGAGATCTCCGAGAGGTATGAGTCCAGCCACCTGGCGTCCACCACCTCCATCCCGGAGCGGGACTCCCCCAAGCACTGGACGCAGCTGGAGCAGTG GGTGGCCGACCTGCAGGCCGAGGTGGCGTCCCTGCGGGGGCACAAGGACTGCTGTGAGCGAGCCATGCTGAGCCTGCTTCGGGAGATGCTCCAGCTCCGCACCTGCATGCAACTGCAAGACGCAGAGCTCAAGAGGCTGCAGCAGGACCTGCGGCAGGCGGCTCGGGCCCCAGAGAAGGAGGCCCTCGAG TTCCCCAGCCCCCAGAACCAGAACCAGATGCAGGCCCTGGACAAGAG GCTGGTGGAAGTCCGGGAGGCCCTGACCCAGATCCGGAGGAAGCAGGTGCTCCAGGACTCTGAGCGGAAGGACACTGAGCAGGAGGCCGACCTCAG GCTGGCCGAGCTGGCCGGGAAGCTGGAGCAGGAGGGACAGTTCCGGGAAGCGGCCTGCAGTGCCCTGCAGAAGAGCCAGGAGGACGCGAGCCAGAGGGTGGACAGTGAGGTGGCCAAGATGCAG GCCCAGGTGACCAAGCTCTGTGAGGAGATGAGCCTCCGCTTCCTCAAGAGGGAGGCCAAACTGTGTGGCTTCCTGCAGAAGAGCTTCCTGGCCCTGGAGAAG AGAATGAAGGCGTCTGAGAGCACCCGGCTGAAGGCGGAGAGCAGCCTGCGGGGTGAGCTGGAGAGCCGGTGGCAGAGGCTGCAGGAGCAGGCCGAGGAGCGCGTGCAGGCCCTGCAGGGGCAGCACGAG GAAGAATGCCGCCTCCTGGAGCAGTGCCGGGGCCTGGACCAGGCCGTGATCCAGCTGACCAAGTTCGTGCGGCAGAACCAGATGTCGCTGAACCGGATCCTCCTGGCCGAGCAGAAGGCCTG GGacagcaaggggcacctggaggAGAGCCGGGCCGGGGAGCTGGCCACCTTCCTGCAGGAGAGCCTGGAGGCCGGCCAACTGGCCCAGCAGGAGGCCCACAGCGCGCTAGAGCTG CTCCGAGAGAAGAGCCAGGCCCTGGAGGTGTCGCTGGCTGAGCTGGGGAAGCAGGTGAAGGACCTGAGTGACCACTTCGTGGCCCTGAGCTGGAGACTGGATCTGCAGGAGCAGACGCTGAGTCTGCGGCTGAGTGAG GCACAGAGAAAGTGGGAAGGCTCGGAGCAGGAATCGCTGGAGGGCCTGGCCCAGTGTCAGAAGGAGGCTGAGGCGCGCCTGAGGGGGGTGCGGGAGCGAATGGACAGCCTGGCCCGGCAG ATAGAGGCCGTCTCCGACAAGTGCATCCTGCACAAGAGCGACTCAGACCTCAAGATCtcagctgagggcagagccag AGAGTTCGAGGTCGGGGCCGTGCGGCAGGAACTCGCCTCTCTGCTGTCGTCCATGCAGCTGCTCAGGGAGGGCAACCCCGGGCGGAAGATCGCCGAGATCCAGGGCAAGCTGGCCACG TTCCAGAACCaaataatgaaattggaaaaCAGCATGCAGGACAACAAGACCATCCAGAACCTCAAGTTTAATACAGAAACCAAGCTG CGCATGGAGGAGACGGCCAGCCTGCGTGAGAGCATCGTGCGCCTACGGAGTGAGGAGGGCCCGTGGGCCCTGCGGCTGGGCAGCAGGAGGGTCCTCATGTCCCTGGGGAAGCAGCAGTTCTTCGTCAAGGACGCAGGGCCCGGAGAGGTGGTCCCTGTGAACCGCTGGGGCATGTATCAGGCCGTGAG GTGGCTGCAGTGGAAGGCGGCTCTCATGAACCTGGGGGCCCAGCGGAGGCCACGCGCATTCCTGGAGAAGTTCTTTCGCCAAGAGGCTGCCTGA
- the PERCC1 gene encoding protein PERCC1, which yields MAAGVIQPLCDFRLPLPTRRPFLPSDPEPQETSEDEDDEEDEEEPEGPGGRSPAPQASGWAPEAGPPGPSSPETPLQLLRFSELISGDIQRYFGRKERGQDPDACDIYADDSAARDVPCADLARLAPGGPPDGDQAAEPGVLSPRGPEGQARGLGPLAELFDYGLRQYSGPGASAGRRLRLERKYGHIVPMTQRKLPLSFWEEPAPGPLGLLRPGTPDFSDLLASWSAETGPELPGGGAQALDGVQLAEA from the coding sequence ATGGCCGCGGGCGTGATCCAGCCTCTCTGTGACTTCCGGCTGCCCCTACCCACCCGCCGGCCCTTCCTGCCCTCAGACCCGGAGCCCCAGGAGACCTCTGAGGACGAGGACGACGAGGAAGACGAGGAGGAGCCGGAGGGGCCAGGCGGCCGCAGCCCAGCCCCCCAGGCCTCGGGTTGGGCCCCAGAAGCAGGCCCCCCGGGTCCCAGCAGCCCCGAGACACCCCTACAGCTGCTGCGGTTCTCCGAGCTCATCAGTGGTGACATCCAGCGGTACTTTGGCCGCAAGGAGAGGGGGCAGGACCCCGACGCCTGCGACATCTACGCGGACGACAGTGCAGCCCGGGACGTCCCATGCGCTGACCTGGCACGCCTGGCCCCGGGCGGGCCCCCAGACGGCGACCAGGCTGCGGAGCCCGGGGTCCTCTCTCCCAGGGGTCCCGAGGGGCAGGCCCGCGGGCTGGGGCCCCTGGCCGAGCTCTTTGACTACGGGCTGCGGCAGTACTCAGGGCCTGGGGCCTCAGCTGGCAGGCGGCTCAGGCTGGAGCGAAAATACGGCCACATCGTCCCCATGACCCAGAGGAAGCTGCCTCTCTCCTTCTGGGAGGAgccggcccccggccccctggGCCTGCTCCGCCCTGGCACGCCTGACTTCAGCGACCTGCTGGCCAGCTGGTCAGCGGAGACTGGCCCCGAGCTGCCCgggggaggggcccaggcccTGGACGGGGTACAGCTGGCCGAGGCCTAG